Proteins from one Hoplias malabaricus isolate fHopMal1 chromosome 2, fHopMal1.hap1, whole genome shotgun sequence genomic window:
- the gas1b gene encoding growth arrest-specific protein 1b has product MCYARGHRDVVLLLAFSVTFTAVVAATSVHAPLCWQAILLCQSEPECRYAYAQYAQACGSVLLGRRRSCPSHCVSSLVQLNLTAIGPTLERCHCAHDDAVCNEAKRAIEPCVPRTSVAGAGGCTEARRECQRDLQCAAAAHDFLQQCRGLFASAARGREDEGACTEGCRVAIARMRAMPKARPLDTCVCDGAERTICESVKASMRTLCFGATDAGSGFFSDYDDHLRGIDDEDDEDYVAENYAKADGENLVLLATCVASVLTRFS; this is encoded by the coding sequence ATGTGTTATGCACGCGGCCACCGGGATGTGGTCTTGTTGTTGGCGTTTAGCGTCACGTTCACGGCTGTTGTCGCCGCCACTTCAGTGCATGCTCCGCTCTGTTGGCAGGCCATACTGCTCTGTCAGTCCGAGCCCGAGTGCCGTTACGCGTATGCTCAATACGCGCAGGCGTGCGGCTCAGTGTTGCTCGGTCGCCGGCGTTCGTGTCCGAGCCACTGCGTATCGTCACTCGTGCAGCTGAACCTGACTGCGATCGGGCCCACGCTCGAGCGCTGCCACTGCGCACACGACGACGCAGTATGCAACGAAGCCAAGCGCGCCATTGAACCGTGCGTCCCGAGGACGAGCGTCGCGGGCGCGGGCGGCTGCACGGAAGCGCGCCGCGAGTGCCAGCGCGATCTACAGTGCGCTGCAGCGGCGCACGACTTTCTGCAGCAGTGCCGCGGGCTATTCGCCTCCGCTGCTCGTGGGCGCGAGGACGAGGGCGCGTGCACGGAAGGCTGCCGGGTCGCTATAGCGCGCATGCGCGCCATGCCCAAAGCACGGCCGCTGGATACGTGTGTGTGCGACGGCGCTGAGAGAACCATCTGTGAGTCCGTGAAGGCCAGCATGAGAACTCTGTGCTTCGGCGCGACGGACGCGGGCAGTGGATTCTTCTCGGACTATGATGACCACCTGCGGGGTATCGATGACGAGGACGATGAGGATTATGTGGCAGAGAACTATGCGAAAGCTGACGGAGAAAACTTGGTTTTGTTGGCGACATGCGTTGCTTCTGTTCTCACACGATTTTCCTAA
- the fbxw2 gene encoding F-box/WD repeat-containing protein 2: MEKEAFEGWLESVSSSFLALNDQQRNQSLDHLISLSGAAQLQHLSNGLETLLKRDFLRLLPLELAFYILRCLDPETLLTCCLVCKQWNKVINTCTEVWQGVCQDLGWRIDDSIQDAAYWKRVYLKAKRRMKQLREENAFETSSLIGHSARVYALYYKDGLLCTGSDDLSAKLWDVRTGQCIYGIQTHTCAAVKFDEQKLVTGSFDNTIACWEWSTGAKIQQFRGHTGAVFSVDYNDELDTLVSGSADFTVKVWALSAGACLNTLTGHTEWVTKVILQKSQVESMMHCPGDYILLSADKYEIKVWPIGREINCKCLKTLSVSEDRSVCLQPRLQFDGRYIVCSSDLGVYQWDFASFDVLRVIRPQQDPANPSLLSFGEIFALLFDNHHLYVMDLRTEVIAGRWPLPAYRKSKRGSSFLPGITSWLNGFDGKNDAGLVFATSMPDHSIHLVLWKENG, encoded by the exons ATGGAGAAGGAAGCCTTTGAGGGATGGCTGGAGTCagtctcctcctccttcctgGCATTAAATGACCAACAGCGCAATCAATCTCTAGACCATCTGATTTCACTGAGCGGTGCCGCTCAACTTCAACACCTGTCAAATGGACTGGAGACCCTACTGAAGCGGGACTTCTTGCGCCTTCTACCGCTGGAACTGGCCTTCTACATCCTCCGCTGTCTAGACCCAGAGACCCTGCTTACCTGCTGTTTGGTGTGCAAGCAGTGGAATAAAGTCATTAATACCTGTACAGAAGTATGGCAGGGTGTGTGCCAAGACCTAGGCTGGCGAATTGACGACTCCATCCAGGACGCGGCATACTGGAAACGGGTTTACCTGAAGGCTAAGCGACGCATGAAGCAGCTCAGAGAGGAAAATGCCTTTGAGACGAGCTCCCTGATTGGACACAGTGCTCGAGTGTATGCGTTATACTACAAAGACGGTCTCCTCTgcacag GTTCAGATGACCTGTCAGCTAAACTATGGGATGTACGTACTGGGCAGTGCATCTAtggcattcagacacacacttgTGCAGCTGTAAAGTTTGATGAGCAGAAACTAGTGACAGGGTCTTTTGACAACACCATTGCATGCTGGGAGTGGAGTACAGGTGCCAAAATCCAACAGTTTCGTGGACACACTGGAGCAG TGTTCAGTGTTGACTACAATGATGAGTTGGACACACTGGTCAGCGGATCAGCAGATTTCACCGTCAAAGTGTGGGCCCTGTCGGCTGGAGCCTGTCTCAACACCCTCACTGGACACACAGAGTGGGTCACTAAG GTAATCCTACAAAAAAGCCAGGTGGAGTCTATGATGCACTGTCCTGGTGACTATATTTTATTGAGTGCTGATAAATATGAAATCAAG GTGTGGCCCATAGGAAGAGAGATCAACTGCAAATGTTTAAAGACCCTGTCTGTGTCAGAGGACCGTAGCGTCTGCCTGCAGCCCAGGTTACAGTTCGATGGACGCTACATTGTCTGCAGTTCAGACCTAGGAGTCTACCAGTGGGACTTTGCCAGTTTTGATGTCCTAAG AGTCATCAGACCTCAGCAAGACCCAGCCAATCCTTCCCTGCTCAGCTTCGGTGAGATTTTTGCCCTCCTCTTTGATAATCATCACTTGTATGTCATGGACCTAAGGACTGAGGTCATCGCTGGCCGCTGGCCACTGCCAGCATATCGTAAATCCAAAAGAGGCTCCAGCTTCTTGCCAGGAATCACCTCGTGGCTCAATGGATTTGATGGCAAGAATGATGCAGGCTTGGTTTTTGCCACCAGCATGCCTGACCATAGCATTCATCTGGTTCTGTGGAAGGAGAATGGCTAG